In Chiloscyllium plagiosum isolate BGI_BamShark_2017 unplaced genomic scaffold, ASM401019v2 scaf_14835, whole genome shotgun sequence, the sequence atggcctcctcctatggCCATTTCTTACCATCTGATTGGCCAAGGGGGTTGAGGGGTTGTCGGGGATGGAGTCAGAAACAGATGGGATAGTCTCGCGGAGAGgcgggctgagtggcctcctcctgtccccatTTCTTACTGTCCGATGAGCCAAGGGGTTGAGGGGATTGACGAGGTTGGAGAGTAGAAACAGATGGGATAGTCTGGCAAAGaggtgggctgagtggcctccccTGTCCCCATTTCATACCGTCCTATTGTCCAAGGGGTTGAGGGGATTGACGAGGATGGAGAGTAGAAACAGATGGGATAGTCTGGCAAAGAGgcgggctgagtggcctctccGTGCTGCTTCTTCTTCCGTTAGTCCACCCGCCTCTTGCCCCCGAACACGGCAGAGACGCTGCGGACGATGCCCCGGAGCCGGGCTGCCCGTTTGGGCACTGCTCTGGCCTCCTGCACCGCAGCCAGCAGCTGGCGGAAGACCAGCAGGACCCCGTGGTAGCCTTCGGCAGCTGAGACCTCCAGGAAGGCGCAGCCGCTGCCCAGCGCCAGGAGGCGCCCTTCCTCCACCGACACCTCCCGCCGGTGGCACAGGTCCCTCTTGTTGCCCGCCAGCACCACGGTGGCCCGGGCACTGCCCCGGAGCCACGCCAGCTGCCGACGCGCCACCTCGAAGCTCTGCCGGTCTAGGATGCTGTAGACCAGGACGAAACCATCGGCCCAGCGCATCTGCTGTTCGCTCGGCTGCGAAAGGGGGACGGGTGTGAGTGCCGGCATTCCCTGGAGACGGATCGAAGCCCCCGCTCAAGCCCCTCGGTGCAGGACGgtgccccctccctcccctccaaccaccCCACGGCTATTCACCTTTAGTGTGCCTCATAATCAGACCCAACCCTGACCCCAATGGAGGCTGGGGCATCCAACAGGGGTAGCCAATGGCACTGGGGTAATTGGACATCttctccacccccctcccaccgCTCCCCAGAGTTCTCATCCCTCTCCCCACAGGGAATGGCTACCAGCTATTCACCTTTAGGGTGCATCACAGTTGGAACCCATCCTGACTCCACTGGAGACTGGGCTGTCCAACAGAGTAGCCAATGGCACTGACGTAAATGTTTttcacccccccacccacctccagaGGGCTCCATCTcatccccctccccacaccaacACCCCCTCcgttccccacccccacactctccctgccCCAATCACCTGGAGGTTCAGACAGTCCCAAATGTGAAAGCGAGTCTCCGCACGGTCGATCGTCACGTTGTGAGTGTAAATGGTCTCTGTCAAGGCAAAACCAGGAGTCAGCTGCTGGCTATTCGCCTACAGAGTGCGGCGCAGATCAGATTCCAGTCCCAGGCCCCCAATGGAGAGTGTGGGGTACGCcttcctccccccctccccaacaccccccccccccccccaagaacggggggtggggggcattgagggacatggattctAACACCTCATCAACTCCCTCTCCCCTCAACTCCTTCTCCCCTTCAACCTCCCACAACTTCATCTCCCCCAATTCCCTCTCCTCCAATTCCCTCTCCCCCTCAACCTCCCTCCTCAACTCCATCTCCCCAATTCCCTCTCCTCCAATTCCCTCTCCCCCTCAACCTCCCTCCTCAACTCCATCTCCCCAATTCCCTCTCCTCCAATTCCCTCTCCCCCTCAACCTCCCTCCTCAACTCCATCTCCCCAATTCCCTCTCCTCCAattccctctccccttccccaaTTCCCTCTCCCcacaattccccctccccccaaattcccacctcccacccacccccgccGAGCAGAATGGTCTCCTCACCGATATCGCCGTATTCCCCGATGAATCTCCGGGTGAGGAAGCGGACGGCGAGggctacagagggacagagagagagagacagaggttgGAGGCTGAGTATCAGGAAGAGGTCACCACAGAAAGCCGGTCCTAGCCACAACTGCTAGCCCCTGTCCCCTCTCCCACCACCCGGCAGGGTCCACTGGAGGCTAGCTCTGATGTGAAGGTCCCGGGATGGGATTCCCCAAGGACAGAGGACCGGCCACTTCCCAATCGCTTGCCCCAACCCGTTGCTAACAGGACTGAGGCCAGACCAAAGGCAAGATGGGGCGGGGTGGGGGATAAACCAACACAGTTCAGGAACAAACAGCAAAACAGAGCGTAACTCTTTGTGGGTTAAGACTGACCGGGTTGGTAAACAGCaaagaaataggcccttcggcccatttaGTCCGTACTGGCCATTGAACAGCCATCAATTCAATTCCGCTGTCCAAATCTGACAGGATCTCCAGTTCagatagacacacagacacacagacacacagacacacacacagacacacacacagacacacacacagacacacagacacacacacagacacacacacacagacacacacaaacacacacacacacaaacagtctGTGGAGCAAGGGGCGGGCTTGAACTTGGGTCTAccagctcagagagagggacactaCCCCTCTCCCACCACCAGGACACTCCGCACAACCCACATATCCCAAGCGGGCTCCCAAGGGTGCCTTCCCTCTCCTTTGGCCACCTCCTTGGATTCAGGGCTGATGGGCAGAAAGGTTTACTCAGAGAGCTGGGTAAACAGGGAATGCAATCTCGGCTAATGGCAGACTGGGTGGTGCTCCAGCGACCCTGGCATTTGCCCTTCCTGCaccccccaccgcccccccccccgcccctcccccgGCTCCCGCGACCaggttttcaaaagaaaatccaTTCACCAGACTTGCCAACCCTCTCTGCACCCAGGATGAGAATGTTGACCTGCAGTCTCTCCTGACCGGGCACTGCCAGGCATTCCCGGCTTTTGGTGTGGAGTACCATTTCTGCTGGCAGGAGCTGGTGCTGCCGGGAACAGGTATAGCACACTCTGCTCGAACACAGACAAGTCTGTTTTATACCACCTCCCACAGCCTGGAGAAAAGGGGCAGGGCAGGGGGTGGGCAGTGATGTTGTCAGCGTCCAACCACAGTCTGATCCGCAGACCTCACCGAGTTCTGGGCCACAGAGTGCTCATGAGTCATTTTTAACCGTTTCTAGGCATGTTCAAAGGTTTCATTGTTGGCTTCCTGcggaatggggtggggaggaaagCAGAATTGTAAAATCCGAGGGTCGGGGCTGAGGGcacgggcactgtcggagggtcagtgctgagggagcgggcactgtcggagggtcagggctgagagcacgggcactgttggagagtgacggctgagggagcgggcactgtcggagggtcagggctgagggcacgggcactgttggagagtgagggctgagggagcgggcactgtcggagggtcagggctgagggcacgggcactgtcggagggtcagggctgagggagcgggcactgtcggagggtcagggctgagggagcatgcactgttggagggtcagtgctgagggagcgggcactgttggagggtcagtgctgagggagagggcactgtcggagggtcagtgctgagggagcatgcactgttggagggtcagtgctgagggcacgggcactgttggagggtcagtgctgagggagtgggcacagttggagggtcagtgctgagggagtgggagggggaccccgttactccagtgagagtcagccccttcaggagggggagggggaccccgttactccagtgagagtcagcccctccaggtgagggagggggaccccgtaccccagtgagactcagccccttcaggagagggagggggaccccgtaccccagtgagagtcagccccttcaggagcgggagggggaccccataccccagtgagagacagccccttcaagagaggaagggggaccccgtaccccagtgagagacagccccttcaggggCGGGagggggaccccataccccagtgagagacagccccttcaagagaggaagggggacctcgtaccccagtgagagacagccccttcaggagggggagggggaccccgtaccccagtgagagacagccccttcaggagagggagggggatcccataccccagtgagagacagccccttcaggagggggagggggaccccgtaccccagtgagagacagccccttcaggagaggaagggggaccccgtaccccagtgagagtcagccccttcaggagagggagggacaccccgtaccccagtgagagtcagccccttcaggagaggaagggggaccccgtaccccagtgagagtcagccccttcaggagagggagggggaccccataccccagtgagagtcagccccttcaggagagggagggacaccccgtaccccagtgagagtcagccccttcaggagagggagggggacaccgtaccccagtgagagtcagccccttcaggagagggagggacaccccgtaccccagtgagagccagccccttcaggagagggagggggacaccgtaccccagtgagagtcagccccttcaggagagggagggacaccccgtaccccagtgagagccagccccttcaggagagggagggggacNNNNNNNNNNNNNNNNNNNNNNNNNNNNNNNNNNNNNNNNNNNNNNNNNNNNNNNNNNNNNNNNNNNNNNNNNNNNNNNNNNNNNNNNNNNNNNNNNNNNNNNNNNNNNNNNNNNNNNNNNNNNNNNNNNNNNNNNNNNNNNNNNNNNNNNNNNNNNNNNNNNNNNNNNNNNNNNNNNNNNNNNNNNNNNNNNNNNNNNNNNNNNNNNNNNNNNNNNNNNNNNNNNNNNNNNNNNNNNNNNNNNNNNNNNNNNNNNNNNNNNNNNNNNNNNNNNNNNNNNNNNNNNNNNNNNNNNNNNNNNNNNNNNNNNNNNNNNNNNNNNNNNNNNNNNNNNNNNNNNNNNNNNNNNNNNNNNNNNNNNNNNNNNNNNNNNNNNNNNNNNNNNNNNNNNNNNNNNNNNNNNNNNNNNNNNNNNNNNNNNNNNNNNNNNNNNNNNNNNNNNNNNNNNNNNNNNNNNNNNNNNNNNNNNNNNNNNNNNNNNNNNNNNNNNNNNNNNNNNNNNNNNNNNNNNNNNNNNNNNNNNNNNNNNNNNNNNNNNNNNNNNNNNNNNNNNNNNNNNNNNNNNNNNNNNNNNNNNNNNNNNNNNNNNNNNNNNNNNNNNNNNNNNNNNNNNNNNNNNNNNNNNNNNNNNNNNNNNNNNNNNNNNNNNNNNNNNNNNNNNNNNNNNNNNNNNNNNNNNNNNNNNNNNNNNNNNNNNNNNNNNNNNNNNNNNNNNNNNNNNNNNNNNNNNNccagtctccccattgtagaggagaccgcatcgggagcaatggatacaataaatgatattggtggatgtgcaggtaaaactttgatggatgtggaaggctcctttagggccttggatagaggtgagggaggaggtgtgggcacaggttttacagttcctgcggtggcaggggaaagtgccaggatgggagggtgggtcgtaggggggcgtggactgTCTCCTTttccacatatccactccaccctctcctcccccactgacctattgtactctctccccacccccaccctcctctagcttatctctccacgcttcaggctcactgcctttattcctgatgaagggctttttgcccgaaacgtcgatctccctgctcgttggatgctgcctgaactgctgtgctcttccagcatcactgatccagaatctggtttccagcatctgcagtcgtcgtTTTTACCCAGGATAGTGTTCAGACTGAACCTTGAGACATTGTTGATGTTAGAACCCACACAATCACCAATCATTGTGCAAGTTTTAAAGTTTTGCTGCTGCACGTTTGCTCCATTGCATTCATCTCCAAAGCATAGCGGCCcgacagcgtggaagcaggccactcggcctGTCGAGTCCCCACCCACCCGCCGAGGagcacccccaccccacaaccaCACCCGCCCCTGCCCCTACCGTAACAGGACAGAactcactggaaaagctcagcaggtccagccgcatctgaggagagaaatccgagttaacacTGCGGGTGGGTGGGGAGGTGACGGTAGTTAGGAAGAAGTTgtgttttatgcagaagatagggtgggaggagggggttAAGGAGTGAACG encodes:
- the LOC122546993 gene encoding ras-related and estrogen-regulated growth inhibitor-like protein isoform X2; protein product: MRLDLLSFSTLAVRFLTRRFIGEYGDIETIYTHNVTIDRAETRFHIWDCLNLQPSEQQMRWADGFVLVYSILDRQSFEVARRQLAWLRGSARATVVLAGNKRDLCHRREVSVEEGRLLALGSGCAFLEVSAAEGYHGVLLVFRQLLAAVQEARAVPKRAARLRGIVRSVSAVFGGKRRVD
- the LOC122546993 gene encoding ras-related and estrogen-regulated growth inhibitor-like protein isoform X1; its protein translation is MVLHTKSRECLAVPGQERLQVNILILGAERVGKSALAVRFLTRRFIGEYGDIETIYTHNVTIDRAETRFHIWDCLNLQPSEQQMRWADGFVLVYSILDRQSFEVARRQLAWLRGSARATVVLAGNKRDLCHRREVSVEEGRLLALGSGCAFLEVSAAEGYHGVLLVFRQLLAAVQEARAVPKRAARLRGIVRSVSAVFGGKRRVD